GCGTCGAGCAGGTGGAAGTTATAGCCTGAGAGGCCGGCAATGGCGTCCCGGTCTCGCTGCGAGGGACAGGTGATGAATACCTCCATAGGGCTGAACCTCCGTCCGCTGCGGAGTGCGGCGGGAATCCCCCTCCCACCCTGCGCCCCGGCATTCTATTGATTGCCCAGCCTGTGTCAACTATTGCAATGCAAAACGGCTCCGGCAAAAATCGAACCGCTCGACACAAAAATACCCACAGAGAGGATTGACCCATGCTACTCTATCTTGACACCAGACGTGCCCCCAACCCGCGCAAAGTCCGCATCTATCTGGCCGAGAAGCAGCTCGACATTCCCATCAAGGAGCTGGACCTGTACGCCGGCGAGCAAAAAACGCCCGAGTTCCTGGCCAAGAATCCGTTTGCCGGGGTGCCCATCCTGGAACTCGACGACGGAACCGTGTTGGCCGAGACCCTGCCGATCATGGAATACCTAGAAGAGCTGTATCCCGACCCGCCCTTGATTGGCACCGACGCGGTCAGCCGCGCCCAGGTCCGGGCCTGGGAGCGGCGGTGTGAGATCGGGGTGTATCTCACCGCCTCGCGCATGGTGCTGTCCAAGGGCGATGTCTCAGACCACGCGAAAGGTGTGCTGATGTCGCGCCTGCCGCTGGTCAACGCCGGCCTGGAGGGTAAAGACTGGCTGGCCGGGGCCTTCTCGATTGCCGACATCATGCTGTTCATCGGCCTGGAGACCGCCCACAACAGCCGCTATCAGGGCGAGTTCGGGCTCGACCCGGCCTGGACCAACCTGCGGCGCTGGTACGAGGCCGTGAAAGCCCGGCCCAGCACCTCGGCGTAAGATCGGGTCGGCGGGGCTCGGCGGCCACACCCGCCGTCGGGCCGAGCGACCAGAATCCAGCACCTCCACCTCGTGATTCTCGCGGCACTCTACGAGTGCTTGAGCTTGGAGACGATGGAATGATGAGAGAGCCGAACCTTCTTCCATCGACCTAGCCACAAGAGGCACCGTGGCGACGACCGCCTCGGACAGCTGGCTCTTGACCTGGAAGACCTCGACATTCCGCAGACCTGCGACCTTAAAGCCTACGATAGCATCACTTCCGTCCCTCTCAAGCGCCACCACATAGACACCTTCGGGATTACCATTCACTCAAAGCAAGATTAACGGATCGGTGAAAAGATTGACGCTATCTTCGTAGCTCGTGGAAACGCCAACTCCGCATGATCCAATCCTTCGCTGACAAAGAGACCGAAGAACTATTCCATTCGGAAAGAAGCCGACGCTTTGCGGCAATCTCACGAGTAGCGCTGAGAAAACTTATTCAGATGAACCAAGCGCGTGTCTTGAGCGACTTGGCCGTTCCTCCCGGAAACCGCTTGGAAAGCCTGCGGGGCGACCGAGCAAGTCTTCATTCCATTCGCATCAACGATCAGTGGCGCATTGTCTTTCAGTGGACAGAGCACGGACCGGCACGAGTCGCCATTGTCGATTACCATTGACAGTTCCCCATGACGTTATATGGTATGAGGATGAAAAGTCCCATTACTCCTGGTGAAATTCTTCTGGAGGAGTACCTCAAGCCAATGGGGATCTCGCAGAACGCCATGGCCCGCGCGATCGGTGTTGCCCCACGGGCCATCAACGAGATCGTTCTTGGCAAACGGTCGATCACGCCTGCCATGTCTATTCGCTTCGGCGCTTTCTTCGGACAGTCTGACGAGTTCTGGCACGGACTCCAGGTCGAGTGTGATTTTCGCAAGCTCTCCAAGGAAAAGAAAAGGCTGACTGCCCATATCCAGCCGGCTTCTACCTTGGCTCACGCCTCCTGACTTCCCCTACCTGACCAAAGAAAAAAGTGTGAAATGGACAGGCCAACACTGCTCGCAGGAAGTTTGAGGAGTTAAGTGAATGGACAGTCCAGCTCTCATAAGCTTTGAAGACGCTCCGTTTGAAATCATTGATGGCGACCGTGGCAAGAATTATCCAAAACAGAACGAATTTTCAGATGATGGACACTGCTTATTTTTGAGTGCGACCAATGTGACCCGGGACGGATTTGAGTTCTCAGAGTGCCAGTTCATCAGCGAATAAAAAGACGCGATTCTACGGATGGGTTCAGACAGGTACCAGGCTTCGTCGAGACGCCGTCGAGGGCAATTGAGACAGACCACAATCGGGGACGGCTATTGCTCGGGACTGCCGCGACCTGAAATCGGGAACGGTTCGTGCCGCCGTTTGACCAGCGGGTGGGAAGAGGAAATGTGAAAGGGAAAGCGGAGTGGACTCTGCCAGGGCCGAGTTACCGTTGCGACGACCCGCCAGGCGCTGTTCGTGTCGCCCTTGACAATGGACTTGGTCAGAAGAACTATCTGGCCCGACCAGTTGGCCGGAGCAGGCTTGTGAACGAACGTCCTCCCGCCCGGTCGATTTCTAAAGATTATGAGCCTGTGCTTGTGTGACGAAACCGACTGGCGATACGGAACCGTACATTGCTCTAGGCATCCTCACCCTTCCATCCGGCCAAATCGTCCAAGGCCACGTCTAACACGGTCGCAAGCCGGCGAAACAGAGCCAGCGTCCCAGACTTCCGCCCATTCTCGACCTGTGACAGATACCCTTTCGAGACGCCTGCCCGCTCCGCCAGCACCTCCAGCGTAAACCCGCGGTGTTGGCGCCACGCCCGCAGGGGTGGCACGCCGTCCAGGATCGCATTCACGACCTCGCCCGGAACGGTCTCGCCAGCCGCGTCCTCACTCAGCACCCGGTCGATGGCAGCGCAATCCGCGGAGTCCTCCAGCGAAGCGACCAGGCGACGGTAATCCTCAATCGGCAGGACGGCGTATTCGGGCTGGCCGTCCTTCTCAATGATCTGCACATTTCGTTCGTTCATCTGTACACCTGCCCTCTCCGGTCAATCTTCGCCACGAGAAGCACCTTTCGCTCGTCGTCAAGGACATAGATGATACGCCAGTCGCCTGTCCGGAGTCGAAAGCCTCCAGCCTGACCCTGCAGCCGCGTCGCGTTCGGATGTCTCCCGTAGGGATTTGCCGCAACCGTTTCGATTCTCGCGCGGATCCGCTGCGCAAGGTCGCGCGGCAGGCGAAGAAGCTGGCGTGCCGCATGTTTCTGATAGCGAACTTCATACACGTGCAAGGTTTACCATTCAACGACTGTCTGTCAACCAGCAGTGATGTCTCGACCCGGCTGCCAGGACAACTATGAGCTGATAACAAGCGAAGACTTTGAGCCTCCGGTTGCTTGATGGGACCGGCTTGTTGTCCTAATCTAGCCAGACTTAGTCCAACCGGGCGGTATGTCAAATGAAGGTGAATATACACGAGGCAAAGTCTCAGCTTTCGAAGCTTGGTAAGCTGGCCTGGGAGGGCGAAGGAATCATCATCGCTAAAGCTGGCGAACCGTATCTGCGGCTTGAGCCGTACCACAAGCCAAAGACCAAGCGCAAACCAGGCGCCTCGAAGGGACAAATCTGGATCGCTCCAGATTTCGACGAGACGCCTCAAGACGTTATCGACTCGTTCTACAACTCAAAGATCTTTCCAGATGAGGACAGCGAATAGTGCGTTTACTGCTAGACATCCACGCTCTTCTGTGGTGGCTGACAGAGCCTCAGCGGTTGAATGGACGCGCATATGAAGCCATAGCCGACACATTCAACGAAGTCTTCGTCAGCGCAGTCAGCGGCTGGGAGATCGCCGTCAAACGCACGTTGGGAAAGCTTCAAGCCCCGGACGATTTAGAAGCCGGAGTCAAAGAGCAGGGGTTCACGCCGCTCTCTCTCACGTTTTCTCACGCGGAACGGGCCGGCACTCTTCCGCCTCACCACGGCGACCCGTTCGACAGGATGCTGGTCGCCCAAGCCCAGGCCGAAGACCTCGTTCTCGTCACGAGAGACCGCTATATCCCGCGCTATGACGTGCGGACGATGGCGGCATGAGCAACGGTGACGACATCTACAGCCTCTACCGTAAATCCCCTGATTCAGCCTGTCTCGTTGTGACCCGCTCTCGACATCGAACAGGCGGAGACCGTAATATAGGCGCATGGCACAATACATAGGCATTTTGACCAGCGGTGGAGACTGTCCCGGACTCAACGCGGCCATTCGTGCGGTCGGCAAGGCCTGTTTGGACGCCTATGACATCCGGCTTATCGGCTTTCAAAACGGTTTCCGTGGATTGGTGCAGAATCAGACCCTGGAGTTAGACAGAAAAGCGCTCTCGGGCATTCTGACCGACGGTGGAACCATTCTCGGCACCAGTCGGGATAAACCGCACCGGATGTTCATTGGCAGCAAAATCCATGACATGACGGATGCCGTCATCGATACCTATCGGCGGCATCATCTGGATGCACTGGTCTGTCTGGGCGGGGGTGGCACACAGAAAAACGCGCTGCGGCTCAAAAAAGCGGGCCTGCATATCGTGACCCTGCCAAAAACGATTGACAACGATATTGCCAAGACCGACATCACGTTCGGGTTTAATACTGCGGTGGGCATCGCGACCGAAGCCATAGACCGGCTGCATTCGACCGCGACCAGCCACGACCGGATTATCGTGGTCGAAGTGATGGGCCACAGAGCGGGCTGGTTAGCGCTCCAAGCCGGAATGGCCGGCGGGGCGGATGTCATTCTTATCCCGGAAATTCCTTATCACCTTGAGCGGGTCGCCCAGACTATTCGAGAACGGACCAGACAGGGGAAGCACTTCAGCATTGTCGTGGTCGCAGAAGGCGCGCTGTCTATCAGTGAAGCCCAAAAGGTCGGGGAACTCGTG
This genomic window from Desulfurellaceae bacterium contains:
- a CDS encoding 6-phosphofructokinase → MAQYIGILTSGGDCPGLNAAIRAVGKACLDAYDIRLIGFQNGFRGLVQNQTLELDRKALSGILTDGGTILGTSRDKPHRMFIGSKIHDMTDAVIDTYRRHHLDALVCLGGGGTQKNALRLKKAGLHIVTLPKTIDNDIAKTDITFGFNTAVGIATEAIDRLHSTATSHDRIIVVEVMGHRAGWLALQAGMAGGADVILIPEIPYHLERVAQTIRERTRQGKHFSIVVVAEGALSISEAQKVGELVHQKKEAKDRQEKEKASANLEKFHKEHVGHTIRLTQELERLTGQESRLSILGHLQRGGTPSATDRVLATWLGTRCAQLLREGRDGFMLAVQDRQLRPVPLEEVAGKKKLVSPDHHLVEAARLVGTSFGD
- a CDS encoding glutathione S-transferase family protein; translation: MLLYLDTRRAPNPRKVRIYLAEKQLDIPIKELDLYAGEQKTPEFLAKNPFAGVPILELDDGTVLAETLPIMEYLEELYPDPPLIGTDAVSRAQVRAWERRCEIGVYLTASRMVLSKGDVSDHAKGVLMSRLPLVNAGLEGKDWLAGAFSIADIMLFIGLETAHNSRYQGEFGLDPAWTNLRRWYEAVKARPSTSA
- a CDS encoding helix-turn-helix transcriptional regulator, with the protein product MNERNVQIIEKDGQPEYAVLPIEDYRRLVASLEDSADCAAIDRVLSEDAAGETVPGEVVNAILDGVPPLRAWRQHRGFTLEVLAERAGVSKGYLSQVENGRKSGTLALFRRLATVLDVALDDLAGWKGEDA
- a CDS encoding HigA family addiction module antidote protein; its protein translation is MKSPITPGEILLEEYLKPMGISQNAMARAIGVAPRAINEIVLGKRSITPAMSIRFGAFFGQSDEFWHGLQVECDFRKLSKEKKRLTAHIQPASTLAHAS
- a CDS encoding type II toxin-antitoxin system RelE/ParE family toxin produces the protein MHVYEVRYQKHAARQLLRLPRDLAQRIRARIETVAANPYGRHPNATRLQGQAGGFRLRTGDWRIIYVLDDERKVLLVAKIDRRGQVYR
- a CDS encoding type II toxin-antitoxin system VapC family toxin translates to MRLLLDIHALLWWLTEPQRLNGRAYEAIADTFNEVFVSAVSGWEIAVKRTLGKLQAPDDLEAGVKEQGFTPLSLTFSHAERAGTLPPHHGDPFDRMLVAQAQAEDLVLVTRDRYIPRYDVRTMAA
- a CDS encoding type II toxin-antitoxin system RelE/ParE family toxin, whose amino-acid sequence is MIQSFADKETEELFHSERSRRFAAISRVALRKLIQMNQARVLSDLAVPPGNRLESLRGDRASLHSIRINDQWRIVFQWTEHGPARVAIVDYH